In one Thioclava sp. ES.031 genomic region, the following are encoded:
- a CDS encoding DUF4174 domain-containing protein, whose translation MTRLLSLGLAAFLALTPFAVAAQDSTVDLAVAEPEVTPPFAPVDGADADLDAFVWQKRPIVVFADSPLDPAFKEQIRYLKDHWAELARRDVVVITDTTPDPASDVRRTLRPRGFSLVIIAKDGTVNLRKPAPWDAREIVRSIDKMPIRRDEIREERGF comes from the coding sequence ATGACCCGTCTATTATCCCTTGGACTCGCTGCATTTCTTGCGCTGACGCCCTTTGCGGTCGCAGCCCAGGACAGCACCGTCGATCTCGCCGTGGCAGAGCCCGAGGTCACGCCCCCCTTCGCACCGGTCGATGGGGCGGATGCGGATCTGGACGCGTTCGTCTGGCAGAAACGGCCCATCGTCGTCTTCGCCGACAGCCCGCTCGACCCGGCCTTCAAGGAGCAGATCCGGTATCTGAAGGACCATTGGGCGGAACTGGCCCGGCGCGACGTCGTCGTCATCACCGACACCACGCCCGATCCGGCCAGCGACGTGCGGCGCACGCTGCGCCCGCGCGGGTTTTCCCTCGTCATCATCGCCAAGGACGGCACGGTGAACCTGCGCAAGCCCGCCCCGTGGGACGCGCGCGAGATCGTCCGCTCGATCGACAAGATGCCGATCCGGCGCGACGAGATCCGCGAAGAGCGCGGCTTCTGA
- a CDS encoding acetyl/propionyl/methylcrotonyl-CoA carboxylase subunit alpha, protein MFKKILIANRGEIACRVIKSAQKMGIKTVAVYSDADAQALHVQMADEAVHIGPPPANQSYIVIDKIMDAIRQTGAEAVHPGYGFLSENKKFAEALEKEGVAFIGPPSGAIEAMGDKITSKKLAKEAGVSTVPGYMGLIEDAEEAVKISDEIGYPVMIKASAGGGGKGMRIAWNADEAREGFQSSKNEAANSFGDDRIFIEKFVTQPRHIEIQVLADKHGNCVYLNERECSIQRRNQKVIEEAPSPFLDPETRKAMGEQAVALSKAVDYCSAGTVEFIVDGEKNFYFLEMNTRLQVEHPVTELITGIDLVEQMIRVADGEKLPMKQEDIGINGWAIESRLYAEDPYRNFLPSIGRLTRYRPPVEGKTASGGIVRNDTGVFEGGEISMFYDPMIAKLCTWAPSRGEAIEEMRLALDMFEVEGIGHNLPFCAAVMDHERFVTGNITTAFIEEEYPEGFNGVTLDAGMLRKVAAATAAMERVAEIRRTKISGTLGNHERKVGVDWAVSLQDEDFKLKVNADRHGSTIIFEDGEEMRVESDWTPGDPLAELTVNGAPLVLKVGKIPMGFRIRVRGADLKVHVRTPRQFELAQLMPVKLPPDTSKFLLCPMPGLVVKISVEEGAEVQEGQPLATVEAMKMENILRAEKKGTVKKINAEAGASLAVDDIIMEFE, encoded by the coding sequence ATGTTCAAGAAAATCCTGATCGCCAACCGTGGCGAGATCGCTTGCCGCGTCATCAAGTCGGCGCAGAAGATGGGGATCAAGACGGTCGCCGTCTATTCCGATGCCGATGCGCAGGCGCTGCATGTTCAGATGGCCGATGAGGCGGTGCATATCGGCCCGCCCCCGGCGAACCAATCCTATATCGTGATCGACAAGATCATGGACGCGATCCGCCAGACCGGCGCCGAGGCGGTTCACCCGGGCTACGGTTTCCTGTCGGAGAACAAGAAATTCGCCGAGGCGCTGGAGAAAGAGGGCGTCGCCTTCATCGGCCCGCCCTCGGGCGCGATCGAGGCGATGGGCGACAAGATCACCTCGAAGAAGCTCGCGAAAGAGGCGGGCGTCTCGACCGTGCCCGGCTATATGGGGCTGATCGAGGATGCCGAGGAAGCGGTGAAGATCTCCGACGAGATCGGCTACCCGGTGATGATCAAGGCTTCCGCCGGTGGCGGCGGCAAGGGGATGCGCATCGCGTGGAACGCCGATGAGGCGCGCGAGGGCTTCCAGTCCTCGAAGAACGAGGCCGCGAACAGCTTCGGCGACGACCGTATCTTCATCGAGAAATTCGTGACGCAACCGCGCCACATCGAGATTCAGGTGCTCGCCGACAAGCACGGCAACTGCGTCTACCTGAACGAGCGCGAATGCTCGATCCAGCGCCGCAACCAGAAGGTCATCGAAGAGGCGCCGTCGCCCTTCCTCGACCCTGAGACGCGCAAGGCGATGGGCGAGCAGGCTGTGGCCCTGTCGAAAGCGGTGGATTACTGCAGCGCGGGCACGGTGGAATTCATCGTCGATGGGGAGAAGAACTTCTACTTCCTCGAGATGAACACCCGTCTTCAGGTGGAACACCCGGTCACCGAGCTGATCACCGGCATCGACCTCGTCGAGCAGATGATCCGCGTCGCCGATGGCGAGAAACTTCCGATGAAACAGGAAGATATCGGCATCAACGGCTGGGCGATCGAGAGCCGCCTCTATGCCGAAGATCCCTATCGCAACTTCCTGCCCTCGATCGGGCGTCTGACCCGCTACCGCCCGCCGGTGGAAGGCAAGACCGCCTCGGGCGGCATCGTGCGCAACGATACCGGCGTCTTCGAGGGCGGCGAGATTTCGATGTTCTACGACCCGATGATCGCCAAGCTCTGCACCTGGGCGCCGAGCCGTGGCGAGGCGATCGAAGAGATGCGTCTTGCGCTCGATATGTTCGAGGTCGAGGGCATCGGTCACAACCTGCCGTTCTGTGCCGCGGTGATGGATCACGAGCGCTTCGTGACCGGCAACATCACCACCGCCTTCATCGAAGAGGAATATCCCGAAGGGTTCAACGGTGTGACGCTGGACGCGGGGATGCTGCGCAAGGTCGCGGCCGCGACCGCCGCGATGGAGCGCGTGGCCGAGATCCGGCGCACGAAGATCTCCGGCACGCTCGGCAACCATGAACGCAAGGTCGGCGTGGATTGGGCGGTCTCGCTGCAGGATGAGGATTTCAAACTCAAGGTGAACGCGGATCGCCATGGCTCCACCATTATCTTCGAGGATGGCGAGGAGATGCGTGTCGAGAGCGACTGGACGCCGGGCGACCCGCTGGCCGAGCTGACCGTGAACGGGGCGCCGCTGGTGCTGAAAGTCGGCAAGATCCCGATGGGCTTCCGCATCCGGGTGCGTGGCGCCGATCTGAAGGTCCATGTCCGCACGCCGCGCCAGTTCGAGCTTGCACAGCTGATGCCGGTGAAACTGCCGCCGGATACCTCGAAATTCCTGCTCTGCCCGATGCCGGGTCTCGTCGTGAAGATCTCGGTCGAGGAAGGCGCGGAAGTGCAGGAAGGACAGCCGCTGGCCACCGTCGAGGCGATGAAGATGGAAAACATCCTGCGCGCCGAGAAGAAGGGCACCGTGAAGAAGATCAACGCCGAGGCGGGCGCGAGCCTTGCCGTCGACGACATCATCATGGAGTTCGAATAA